In one window of Candidatus Methylomirabilota bacterium DNA:
- the kdsA gene encoding 3-deoxy-8-phosphooctulonate synthase: MSTREVGVGPVQIGGKNPLALIAGPCVIEGEEHLLGIAERLQEICGKLEIPLVLKSSYDKANRTSLQSFRGPGIERGLQILSRVREKTGLPVLTDVHEVAQVASVAGVVDALQIPAFLCRQTDLLLAAGQSGLAVNVKKGQFLSPGEVRRVVEKVVSTGNHRLLITERGTSFGYNNLVVDMRALPIMQALGYPVVFDATHSLQLPGGTGVASGGQREYIPHLARAAVAAGCNAIFMEVHPAPDEAPSDGATMWPLGELESLLRKLLRVAAAVREGDS, encoded by the coding sequence ATGTCGACGCGAGAGGTTGGGGTAGGGCCCGTCCAAATCGGGGGGAAGAACCCGCTGGCCCTTATTGCCGGGCCGTGTGTTATCGAAGGGGAGGAACACCTCCTTGGGATAGCAGAGCGCCTCCAGGAAATCTGTGGGAAGCTGGAGATCCCCCTTGTTCTCAAGTCTTCCTACGATAAGGCGAACCGCACCTCACTCCAGTCATTCCGGGGACCAGGGATCGAACGTGGGCTCCAGATCCTGAGTCGGGTGAGAGAAAAGACGGGGCTGCCGGTGCTCACCGATGTGCATGAGGTCGCCCAGGTTGCCTCGGTCGCAGGAGTAGTGGACGCACTGCAGATTCCGGCCTTCCTTTGCCGACAAACTGATCTTCTGTTGGCTGCGGGACAGAGCGGCCTGGCTGTGAACGTGAAAAAAGGACAATTTTTGTCACCCGGGGAAGTTCGCCGGGTGGTGGAAAAGGTGGTCTCTACCGGCAATCACCGGCTCTTAATTACCGAGCGAGGGACGAGCTTTGGATACAACAACCTGGTGGTGGATATGCGGGCTTTACCGATCATGCAGGCCCTGGGTTACCCAGTGGTGTTTGATGCCACCCATAGCCTCCAGCTTCCGGGAGGCACCGGTGTCGCGTCCGGAGGCCAGCGGGAGTATATCCCCCATCTCGCCCGCGCAGCGGTAGCGGCGGGATGCAATGCGATCTTCATGGAGGTTCACCCGGCCCCGGATGAAGCCCCTTCTGACGGGGCCACCATGTGGCCTTTGGGGGAACTTGAGTCGCTGCTACGAAAGCTTCTTCGGGTGGCTGCCGCCGTCCGAGAGGGAGACTCTTGA
- the kdsB gene encoding 3-deoxy-manno-octulosonate cytidylyltransferase, protein MRAVGVIPARYASSRFPGKPLADLRGRPLVQHVYERARRSKTLARVVVATDDLRIRDAVVAFGGEVQLTGLHHPSGTDRVAEVAASLSCEIVVNIQGDEPLIEPPMIDEAVSPFFVESDLIMGTVCRRLEKEEEWQSPHVVKVVRDRRGFALYFSRTPIPYARVQGRHSYYKHIGLYVYRREFLLTLASLAPTPLEETEQLEQLRALEYGYPIRVVETKYDSIGVDTPEDLERIARIEARNEGG, encoded by the coding sequence CTCGCCGATCTCCGCGGACGACCATTGGTCCAGCATGTGTATGAACGGGCCAGGCGGAGCAAGACCCTGGCGAGGGTAGTGGTTGCAACAGATGACCTTCGGATTCGTGATGCGGTAGTCGCGTTCGGCGGGGAGGTTCAACTGACAGGGTTGCATCATCCTTCGGGGACAGACCGGGTCGCTGAAGTTGCTGCCTCGCTTTCGTGTGAGATTGTGGTCAACATCCAAGGGGACGAACCCCTCATCGAGCCACCGATGATCGATGAGGCGGTGTCCCCTTTTTTTGTAGAATCGGACCTAATCATGGGAACGGTGTGTCGTCGCCTTGAAAAGGAAGAGGAATGGCAGAGCCCGCATGTGGTGAAGGTGGTTCGGGACCGTCGGGGATTTGCCCTATACTTCTCCCGGACGCCCATCCCGTACGCTCGGGTTCAGGGGAGGCATTCCTATTATAAGCACATTGGCCTTTATGTGTACCGGCGGGAATTCCTGCTCACATTAGCGAGTCTTGCTCCGACTCCCTTGGAGGAGACCGAGCAGCTGGAGCAACTGCGGGCGTTGGAATACGGCTACCCGATCAGAGTTGTGGAGACGAAGTACGACAGTATCGGTGTGGATACACCAGAGGACCTGGAACGGATTGCACGGATTGAAGCAAGGAACGAGGGCGGATAA
- a CDS encoding CTP synthase codes for MTPKFIFVTGGVVSSLGKGIAAASIGCLLESRGLKVTLLKFDPYINVDPGTMSPFQHGEVFVTDDGSETDLDLGHYERFTSAQLTRDNNVTTGQVYYNVIMKERRGDYLGGTVQVIPHITDEIKRAIYRVSKGVDVVIVEVGGTVGDIEGLPFLEAIRQFKGDVGRENVAYIHLTLVPYIGTAGELKSKPTQHSVKELLQIGIQPDVLLCRTDRILPKELRAKIALFCNVSERAVITAKDVSSIYEVPLVLQSEGLDNILVDILNLEVREQNLEGWEQIVRKVQNPSTSTSIAIVGKYLELRDAYKSLTEAISHGGIANDCGVDIKAVEAERIEQEGAKKCLHDVAGVLVPGGFGIRGIEGKIGAITYAREEGVPFLGICLGMQCAVIEFARHVCGLREANSREFDTETPHAVIDLMPEQRGITNLGGTMRLGAYPCRLRPGSRAYQAYGMNEVSERHRHRYEVNNEYRSVLEAHGLVISGDSPDGRLVEMIELADHPWFVSCQFHPEFRSRPRHPHPIFRAFIRATLEHRKRL; via the coding sequence ATGACACCGAAGTTTATCTTTGTCACCGGTGGAGTGGTATCGTCCTTGGGAAAAGGTATCGCAGCGGCTTCCATCGGGTGTCTGCTGGAAAGCCGGGGACTCAAGGTGACCCTCCTCAAGTTTGATCCCTACATCAACGTGGATCCTGGAACGATGAGCCCTTTCCAGCACGGGGAGGTGTTTGTCACCGATGACGGGTCCGAGACCGATCTGGACCTAGGCCATTACGAGCGGTTCACCAGCGCCCAGTTGACCAGAGACAACAATGTTACCACCGGTCAGGTGTATTACAACGTGATCATGAAGGAGCGACGGGGTGATTATCTCGGGGGAACCGTCCAGGTTATTCCTCATATCACCGACGAGATCAAGCGGGCTATCTACCGCGTAAGCAAGGGGGTGGACGTTGTGATCGTGGAGGTGGGAGGCACGGTGGGAGACATCGAGGGCCTTCCCTTCCTTGAAGCGATCCGGCAATTTAAGGGCGACGTTGGCCGGGAGAACGTGGCCTATATTCACCTTACCCTGGTGCCTTACATCGGTACCGCCGGTGAGCTGAAGTCCAAGCCGACCCAGCACAGCGTCAAGGAGCTCCTTCAGATCGGAATCCAACCGGATGTCCTCCTGTGCCGGACAGATCGGATCCTCCCTAAAGAACTGAGGGCCAAGATCGCCCTCTTCTGTAATGTCTCGGAGCGGGCGGTCATCACCGCCAAGGATGTCTCCTCGATCTACGAGGTCCCGCTGGTTTTGCAGAGCGAGGGATTGGACAACATCCTGGTGGATATCCTGAACCTCGAAGTCCGGGAGCAGAACCTTGAAGGGTGGGAGCAGATCGTTCGGAAGGTCCAGAATCCCTCTACCTCTACTTCTATTGCCATCGTAGGCAAGTATTTGGAGCTGAGGGACGCGTACAAAAGTCTCACCGAAGCGATCTCTCACGGAGGGATTGCGAATGACTGCGGGGTCGACATCAAAGCGGTAGAGGCGGAACGGATCGAGCAAGAGGGGGCCAAGAAATGTCTCCATGATGTCGCGGGGGTATTGGTCCCCGGAGGCTTTGGCATCCGCGGAATCGAAGGCAAGATCGGGGCGATCACCTATGCCCGCGAGGAAGGAGTTCCCTTCCTGGGTATCTGTCTCGGGATGCAGTGTGCCGTGATTGAGTTCGCCCGGCACGTCTGTGGTCTGAGGGAGGCCAATAGTCGGGAGTTTGATACCGAGACTCCTCACGCCGTCATCGATTTGATGCCCGAGCAGCGAGGGATCACCAATCTCGGGGGGACCATGCGGCTGGGTGCCTACCCGTGCCGCCTACGTCCTGGGTCTCGGGCCTATCAAGCGTATGGGATGAATGAGGTGTCTGAGCGGCACCGACACCGATACGAGGTGAACAATGAATACCGGAGCGTCTTGGAGGCCCATGGTCTGGTGATCAGTGGTGATTCCCCGGATGGAAGGCTGGTGGAGATGATCGAGCTTGCCGACCATCCCTGGTTCGTGAGCTGCCAGTTTCATCCCGAATTTAGGTCCCGCCCAAGACATCCCCACCCCATCTTCCGGGCTTTTATCCGGGCGACCCTGGAACACCGGAAACGGCTGTGA